A single region of the bacterium genome encodes:
- a CDS encoding radical SAM protein yields MRPGASARPRRKRLADLLDEPGLRSRFDTVRQISAQVRSSEYHLTNACNIRCDGCWFFAKDFDRRTSEPPSLERWRLFAKEQATDGVTAALLIGGEPTLHPERVEAFQDAMEFVTISTNGLRPLPRDGFENVAIALTLFSGVGEDDRLRAIAPNGKRFEGLFDTALANYRGDSRATFIYALDVHRPDLIDETISRIADNGNVVSFNYYSDYGSSGPSDSSRDIETRLLDEVLRVTQKYPDTVLSHPYYSRALITGRTEWGMFGYDECPSISVSHPDHADRLKNGKPVLPGFNAFAADTESVAFCCTSGDCKSCRDSQAVHSWLMVNVREFIRQEEIRTWVEICESYWEQFVWSPLHRTRRLESR; encoded by the coding sequence GTGCGACCCGGAGCAAGTGCACGACCGCGAAGGAAGCGGCTCGCCGATCTTCTCGATGAACCTGGGCTTCGCTCGCGCTTCGACACCGTGCGGCAGATAAGCGCCCAGGTCCGGAGTTCGGAATACCATCTGACCAACGCTTGTAACATCCGGTGCGATGGCTGCTGGTTCTTCGCCAAGGATTTTGATCGACGGACTTCTGAGCCACCGAGCCTAGAGCGGTGGAGGTTGTTCGCTAAGGAGCAGGCTACGGACGGCGTGACGGCCGCGTTGCTTATCGGCGGCGAGCCAACGTTACATCCGGAGCGGGTCGAAGCCTTCCAGGACGCGATGGAGTTCGTGACGATCTCCACGAACGGGCTTCGGCCGCTTCCTCGCGACGGATTCGAGAACGTCGCTATCGCACTGACGCTTTTTTCCGGCGTCGGCGAAGACGATCGCTTGAGGGCTATCGCGCCGAACGGAAAACGGTTCGAGGGGTTGTTCGACACCGCGCTAGCCAACTATCGCGGCGACTCCCGCGCAACCTTTATCTACGCGCTCGACGTTCACAGGCCCGATCTAATCGACGAGACAATCTCTCGTATCGCGGACAATGGAAACGTCGTGTCCTTCAACTACTACTCGGACTACGGCTCTTCAGGTCCCAGCGACTCAAGCCGCGATATCGAGACTCGTCTTCTTGACGAGGTCTTGCGCGTAACTCAGAAGTATCCCGACACCGTTCTCTCTCATCCGTACTACTCGCGCGCATTGATTACGGGTCGCACCGAATGGGGAATGTTTGGCTACGACGAGTGCCCGAGCATCAGCGTTTCACATCCCGACCACGCTGACCGACTAAAGAACGGGAAGCCCGTTCTGCCGGGTTTCAATGCCTTCGCGGCGGATACTGAGAGCGTCGCCTTCTGCTGCACCTCCGGCGATTGCAAGAGCTGTCGCGACTCGCAGGCTGTCCACAGTTGGCTAATGGTGAATGTCCGCGAGTTCATCCGCCAGGAAGAGATCCGCACTTGGGTCGAGATCTGTGAATCCTACTGGGAGCAGTTCGTCTGGTCCCCGTTGCATCGTACGCGGCGCCTCGAATCTCGATGA
- a CDS encoding agmatine deiminase family protein — MLDPPKRRWPAEWAPHRATWLSWPHSRETWPGTGLLEAVEDAFCEMVRAILPGEAVEINVASPEQADHVRGRLSGAGIADLSDVRFRGIPTDDAWIRDHGGIVVVEQGRDGREERVLLDFEYDAWGGKYPPWDHDAAVAARMARVTRIRHEPVDLVLEGGSVEGDGEGTILTTESCLLNPNRARPGVDRSRAALEAMFAERFGAERVLWLEDGVEGDDTDGHIDDLTRFVAPGRVVTVVEPDPADPNHRTLARNRARLAGMTDARGRGLEIVELPMPAAFEGPHGRAPASYANFYFANAGLLVPVFGQPTDAEAIAVLEGLGLDRPVVPIPAQNLVLGLGAVHCLTQQEPKLLRPAPVSG; from the coding sequence ATGCTCGATCCGCCGAAGCGCCGTTGGCCCGCCGAGTGGGCGCCCCATCGCGCGACCTGGCTCTCCTGGCCCCACAGCCGGGAGACCTGGCCGGGGACCGGGCTGCTCGAGGCGGTCGAGGACGCGTTCTGCGAGATGGTCCGCGCGATCCTTCCGGGCGAGGCCGTCGAGATCAACGTGGCGAGTCCCGAGCAGGCGGACCACGTCCGCGGGCGCCTCTCGGGCGCCGGGATCGCGGATCTCTCGGACGTCCGATTCCGCGGGATCCCGACCGACGACGCCTGGATCCGGGACCACGGCGGGATCGTCGTGGTCGAGCAGGGGCGGGACGGGCGCGAGGAGCGGGTCCTGCTCGATTTCGAGTACGACGCGTGGGGCGGGAAGTACCCGCCGTGGGACCACGACGCGGCCGTCGCCGCCCGGATGGCGCGGGTCACGCGGATCCGTCACGAGCCCGTCGATCTCGTGCTCGAGGGCGGCTCGGTCGAGGGGGACGGAGAGGGGACGATCCTGACGACCGAGTCGTGTCTCCTGAACCCCAATCGCGCCCGGCCGGGCGTCGACCGTTCGCGCGCCGCGCTCGAGGCGATGTTCGCGGAGCGGTTCGGCGCCGAGCGGGTCCTCTGGCTCGAGGACGGCGTCGAGGGGGACGACACGGACGGCCACATCGACGATCTGACCCGATTCGTCGCGCCCGGACGCGTCGTGACCGTCGTCGAGCCCGATCCCGCCGACCCGAACCACCGGACCCTGGCCCGGAACCGGGCGCGGCTGGCGGGCATGACGGACGCGCGGGGGAGGGGGCTCGAGATCGTCGAGCTGCCGATGCCGGCGGCCTTCGAGGGGCCCCACGGTCGGGCGCCGGCGAGCTACGCCAACTTCTACTTCGCGAATGCCGGGCTGCTGGTGCCCGTGTTCGGCCAGCCGACCGACGCCGAGGCGATCGCCGTGCTCGAAGGGCTGGGGCTCGATCGTCCCGTCGTTCCGATCCCTGCTCAAAACCTCGTTCTAGGGTTGGGCGCGGTGCATTGCCTCACGCAGCAGGAGCCGAAGTTGCTCCGCCCGGCCCCGGTCTCGGGCTGA
- a CDS encoding MMPL family transporter codes for MDTSTDAILDREGEPWHFYKESLDYFGGDELLVVAISTAEPFSRDLLTRVEVMTERLQEIAGVRRVDSLASVPLIRSGDGGELLLDAALEKGLPSSESEVARLRAEVELDRIAPRSLISDDARTAAINVYLDAEPDRTFESIVLEVRSVATEAGGEVFVSGVPIFRTEINIRTAREVSSFSAATVVVIFLVFSVVFGSARLALLPMAVGVAGCSVLLASMSVLSIPLSLSTMILPSVLLALGCAYASHVVFAMARSAVAEDRRAQARAIALPVALSGVTTAIGFLAISTTDIEALRDVGVLGAIGTLGITAAALTLPVAVLSSWPLILASHPVAERVILATANFVRAANARAGVALLLLFGTAALVSLALPRLNLETDVTKWFPRGTNVRDDYDEIGSRLSGISPINVVIEAPEGRSVTEPQVISSIGALAEFLSSEHSVGKVVSIADPLSQVHEVYSPGASSIERRGQVEQYLLLLESEEQIEDLISADRTRANIRVRVGDNGSGNLLGLAERAENWWDENGPDDYGARATGVMFEFARAEEQVVSGQLRGAGLAVLSISLVLLAIFRSLPIAAAALAANLAPLAIAFGAIALIGLPLDAGVVLVVNLALGIAVDDTIHVASAARKSLDPMAAALSALPALLTTTIAVGVGFAVLGFSSFVFTKTLGVLTAVVMALCFVFDVVALPALLRFVGKGTRT; via the coding sequence GTGGATACGTCTACCGACGCGATTCTCGACCGTGAAGGAGAGCCCTGGCACTTCTACAAGGAGAGCCTCGACTACTTCGGGGGCGACGAGCTCTTAGTTGTAGCGATTTCTACGGCCGAGCCATTTTCGCGAGACCTGCTGACGCGAGTGGAGGTGATGACGGAGCGTCTCCAGGAGATCGCCGGGGTACGCCGAGTAGATAGCCTTGCCTCCGTCCCGCTCATTCGGTCCGGCGACGGCGGTGAGCTGCTGTTGGACGCGGCGCTTGAGAAGGGCCTCCCCAGTTCCGAATCAGAGGTTGCGAGACTTCGAGCCGAGGTCGAACTCGATCGTATTGCGCCGCGATCCTTGATCTCCGACGACGCTAGAACGGCTGCGATCAACGTTTATCTCGACGCGGAGCCCGATCGAACATTTGAGTCGATAGTGCTCGAGGTTCGATCCGTCGCAACGGAGGCCGGCGGAGAGGTCTTCGTTTCGGGAGTGCCGATTTTTCGAACGGAGATCAACATTCGGACAGCGAGGGAGGTCAGCAGCTTCAGCGCCGCGACCGTGGTCGTAATCTTCCTCGTGTTCTCGGTGGTCTTTGGGAGCGCTCGACTTGCGCTGCTTCCGATGGCCGTTGGAGTAGCGGGGTGTTCGGTTCTCTTGGCCTCGATGAGCGTTCTCTCGATCCCGCTAAGTCTTTCGACAATGATTCTCCCATCGGTGCTGCTGGCCTTGGGGTGCGCCTATGCGTCCCATGTGGTTTTCGCGATGGCTCGCTCGGCCGTGGCTGAAGACCGCCGCGCTCAAGCAAGAGCGATCGCGCTGCCGGTCGCGCTCTCTGGGGTGACGACGGCGATAGGCTTTCTGGCAATATCGACGACAGATATTGAAGCACTCAGAGATGTCGGGGTTCTCGGCGCAATAGGAACTCTGGGCATCACAGCAGCGGCGTTGACTCTGCCGGTCGCGGTTCTGTCGTCGTGGCCGCTCATTCTGGCGTCACACCCAGTCGCCGAAAGAGTGATCCTCGCAACGGCGAACTTCGTTCGAGCGGCCAACGCGCGCGCCGGTGTCGCCTTGCTTCTCCTCTTTGGGACCGCCGCACTCGTCTCTCTTGCCCTTCCGAGGCTGAATCTAGAGACTGACGTGACTAAGTGGTTTCCGCGCGGCACGAACGTTAGGGATGACTATGACGAGATCGGGAGTCGACTGTCTGGGATATCGCCGATCAATGTCGTAATTGAAGCGCCTGAGGGCCGTTCCGTCACAGAACCTCAGGTGATTTCGTCGATTGGTGCGCTCGCGGAATTTCTTTCGTCTGAGCACAGCGTTGGGAAGGTTGTATCGATTGCCGATCCGCTCAGCCAGGTTCACGAAGTCTACTCGCCTGGCGCGTCATCTATTGAACGTCGGGGGCAAGTCGAGCAATACCTGCTTCTGCTTGAGAGCGAGGAGCAGATCGAGGACCTGATCAGCGCAGATCGAACCCGCGCGAACATCAGGGTGCGCGTCGGCGACAACGGCTCCGGGAACCTCCTTGGGTTGGCGGAGCGCGCAGAGAACTGGTGGGACGAGAACGGCCCCGACGACTACGGCGCTCGAGCGACCGGAGTGATGTTCGAGTTCGCGAGAGCAGAGGAACAGGTGGTAAGCGGTCAGCTCAGAGGGGCAGGTCTGGCAGTTCTTTCGATATCGTTGGTGCTTCTTGCGATCTTTCGTTCTCTTCCGATAGCTGCGGCGGCTCTTGCAGCAAATCTCGCCCCGTTGGCAATTGCATTCGGCGCGATCGCTCTTATCGGGCTGCCGCTAGACGCAGGCGTTGTTCTCGTTGTGAACCTGGCCTTGGGCATCGCGGTCGACGACACGATCCACGTCGCCTCTGCTGCCCGAAAGTCTCTCGACCCGATGGCGGCCGCGCTGTCAGCGCTCCCCGCGCTTCTCACTACCACAATCGCGGTAGGTGTTGGTTTCGCTGTCTTGGGTTTCTCGAGCTTCGTCTTTACTAAGACCCTGGGCGTGCTCACGGCAGTCGTAATGGCTCTCTGCTTCGTGTTTGATGTTGTGGCATTGCCGGCGCTCCTAAGATTCGTAGGTAAAGGCACCCGCACTTAG
- the sdhB gene encoding succinate dehydrogenase iron-sulfur subunit — protein MSTTEKTIVISRFDPDKDEAPYTQEYQVPCDPSWKVLDAVNFIKDELDSTVSHRWSCRMAVCGSCGMMVNGEPKLTCKTALDEYGDRVEIEPLANFPVVRDLVVELDGFMHKFESVKPWIKRVKERAEDMENFNEKGTYSQSAEELGRFKQFSMCINCMLCYAACPVVANEPEFLGPAAIALGHRYNLDTRDEGTEERHEIFRGEGTVFSCSYANECSEVCPKGVDPAAAVNQAKFGAVIDWAKGLVLPRAPHAAD, from the coding sequence ATGTCGACGACCGAAAAGACGATCGTGATCTCCCGGTTCGATCCGGACAAGGACGAAGCGCCTTACACGCAGGAGTACCAGGTTCCCTGCGATCCGAGCTGGAAGGTTCTCGACGCCGTCAACTTCATCAAGGACGAGCTCGATTCGACCGTGTCCCACCGCTGGTCCTGCCGAATGGCGGTCTGCGGCTCCTGCGGGATGATGGTCAACGGCGAGCCGAAGCTGACGTGCAAGACCGCGCTCGACGAGTACGGTGATCGCGTCGAGATCGAGCCCCTCGCGAACTTCCCCGTCGTCCGCGACCTCGTCGTCGAGCTCGACGGGTTCATGCACAAGTTCGAGAGCGTGAAGCCGTGGATCAAGCGCGTGAAGGAACGCGCCGAGGACATGGAGAACTTCAACGAGAAGGGGACCTACTCCCAGTCCGCTGAGGAGCTCGGTCGCTTCAAGCAGTTCAGCATGTGCATCAACTGCATGCTCTGTTATGCGGCCTGCCCGGTCGTCGCGAACGAGCCCGAGTTCCTCGGGCCGGCAGCGATCGCCCTGGGCCACCGGTACAACCTCGACACCCGTGACGAGGGAACCGAAGAGCGGCACGAGATCTTCCGCGGCGAGGGAACGGTGTTCAGCTGCTCCTACGCCAACGAGTGCTCCGAGGTCTGCCCGAAGGGCGTCGACCCGGCCGCGGCCGTGAACCAGGCGAAGTTCGGAGCGGTGATCGACTGGGCCAAGGGCCTCGTCCTCCCCCGCGCCCCGCACGCCGCCGACTAG
- a CDS encoding homocysteine S-methyltransferase family protein translates to MPRSIRPLFDERLYVTNAGTETYLVFQQGFDLPEFCGFVVYEDEPATQRLAREHLEPIFESAARSGCGLLLDILSWRAQPDFLALLGRPAEDLGRLNAQLVESTRSIVQAWRKRSGVSEDDMPILLCADVGPRGDGYRIEGDEVSPEQAQAYHTPQITALAAAGVDLMSALTMTSGAESIGMTRAAAEAGLPIIVSPTVETDGRLPDGWSLGDFIERVDRETDSAPLFYMVNCAHPSHLRPTLDAAQDAGAPWLERFKGFRANASSKSHAELDESTTLDRGEPEALARELAEMKRRFDLRVVGGCCGTDHEHMDLVARMTPAD, encoded by the coding sequence ATGCCCCGATCGATCCGACCCCTCTTCGACGAACGCCTCTACGTGACCAACGCGGGCACCGAGACCTATCTCGTCTTCCAGCAAGGCTTCGATCTCCCGGAGTTCTGCGGATTCGTCGTCTACGAAGACGAACCCGCCACCCAGCGGCTCGCCCGGGAACACCTCGAGCCGATCTTCGAGAGCGCGGCCAGGAGCGGCTGCGGGCTGCTGCTCGACATCCTCTCGTGGCGGGCCCAACCCGACTTCCTCGCCCTGCTCGGGCGCCCGGCGGAGGACCTCGGCCGGTTGAACGCCCAGCTCGTCGAGTCCACCCGCTCGATCGTGCAGGCCTGGCGGAAGCGCAGCGGCGTCTCGGAGGACGACATGCCGATCCTGCTCTGCGCGGACGTCGGTCCTCGCGGAGACGGCTACCGGATCGAGGGGGACGAGGTCTCACCCGAGCAGGCACAGGCCTACCACACGCCCCAGATCACGGCGCTGGCGGCTGCGGGGGTCGACCTCATGAGTGCGCTCACCATGACGAGTGGCGCGGAGTCGATCGGCATGACGCGCGCCGCCGCCGAGGCCGGCCTGCCGATCATCGTCTCTCCGACCGTCGAAACCGACGGACGTCTGCCGGACGGCTGGAGCCTGGGCGACTTCATCGAGCGCGTCGACCGGGAGACCGACTCGGCGCCGCTCTTCTACATGGTGAACTGCGCCCACCCGAGCCACCTGCGACCGACCCTCGATGCGGCGCAGGACGCCGGAGCACCCTGGCTCGAGCGATTCAAGGGATTCCGCGCCAACGCGTCGAGCAAGAGCCATGCGGAGCTCGACGAGAGCACGACCCTCGACCGCGGCGAGCCGGAAGCGCTCGCGAGAGAGCTCGCCGAGATGAAGCGGCGCTTCGACCTCCGCGTCGTCGGAGGCTGCTGCGGCACCGACCACGAACACATGGATCTCGTCGCACGGATGACGCCGGCAGACTGA
- a CDS encoding FAD-binding protein: MDVSRHDIVIVGGGGAGLRAAIEAAENHPDASIALVSKVYPMRSHTVSAEGGAAAVARDDDNLELHGYDTVKGSDFLGDQDSIQFFVEEAPKELALLENWGCPFSRNDDGTVATRAFGGMTTKRTWYAADKIGFHMLHTLFQHSMRFKNIVRYDEYFVSKLLIDDGVCRGVAALDIRTGEYHTILGRGVILTTGGGGKIFPFTTNGTIKTGDGMALAYRAGVPLKDMEFVQYHPTGLPGTGILITEATRGEGGFLRNNKGERFLVEYDYGVGNKAELGPRDMISRAIVQEIEAGRGFKGPYGEYVQLDLTHLGEDKIDSRLPFVRLLAKTYVGVDPVHEPIPIRPVVHYMMGGVDTDINGATELPGLYAAGETACVSINGANRLGSNSLTECLVFGAAAARHAMDFSKGSGDGNEAALTAQAEEEAARVDDLRGRKKGGEKISAIRRELNNIMESACGVYREQDSMQHGVGAVAQLRSRVADLRLEDDSKVFNTELITALELANMVEVAETLAVSAAHRKESRGAHTCKDFTTRNDDEYLYHTMAYHDAAGPRLGKKDVVLGKWVPEERKY; encoded by the coding sequence ATGGACGTTTCCCGACATGACATCGTCATCGTCGGCGGTGGTGGCGCGGGTCTGCGCGCGGCGATCGAAGCCGCCGAGAATCATCCCGACGCCTCGATCGCCCTCGTGTCGAAGGTCTATCCGATGCGAAGTCACACCGTGTCCGCCGAAGGCGGCGCGGCGGCCGTCGCCCGAGACGACGACAACCTCGAGCTCCACGGCTACGACACGGTCAAGGGCTCGGACTTCCTCGGGGACCAGGACTCGATCCAGTTCTTCGTCGAGGAAGCGCCGAAGGAGCTCGCGCTCCTCGAGAACTGGGGCTGCCCCTTTTCCAGGAACGACGATGGCACCGTCGCGACCCGCGCGTTCGGTGGGATGACGACGAAGCGCACGTGGTACGCCGCCGACAAGATCGGCTTCCACATGCTCCACACGCTGTTCCAGCACTCGATGCGCTTCAAGAACATCGTCCGCTACGACGAGTACTTCGTCTCGAAGCTGCTGATCGACGACGGCGTCTGCCGCGGCGTCGCGGCCCTCGACATCCGCACGGGCGAGTACCACACGATCCTGGGTCGGGGCGTGATCCTGACGACCGGTGGCGGCGGCAAGATCTTCCCGTTCACGACGAACGGCACGATCAAGACCGGCGACGGCATGGCCCTGGCCTACCGCGCCGGCGTCCCGCTCAAGGACATGGAGTTCGTCCAGTACCACCCGACCGGTCTCCCCGGCACGGGCATCCTGATCACGGAAGCGACGCGCGGCGAGGGTGGCTTCCTTCGCAACAACAAGGGCGAGCGCTTCCTGGTCGAGTACGACTACGGCGTCGGCAACAAGGCCGAGCTCGGACCGCGCGACATGATCTCGCGCGCGATCGTCCAGGAGATCGAGGCGGGACGCGGGTTCAAGGGCCCGTACGGCGAGTACGTCCAGCTCGACCTGACCCACCTCGGCGAGGACAAGATCGACTCCCGGCTGCCCTTCGTCCGCCTGCTGGCGAAGACCTACGTCGGCGTCGACCCGGTCCACGAACCGATTCCGATCCGCCCGGTCGTCCACTACATGATGGGTGGCGTGGATACGGACATCAACGGCGCGACCGAGCTCCCCGGCCTCTACGCGGCGGGCGAGACGGCCTGCGTGTCGATCAACGGCGCCAACCGGCTCGGCTCGAACTCGCTCACGGAGTGCCTGGTCTTCGGTGCCGCTGCGGCGCGCCACGCCATGGACTTCTCCAAGGGCTCGGGCGACGGGAACGAGGCGGCCCTCACGGCGCAGGCCGAAGAGGAAGCCGCCCGCGTCGACGATCTCCGTGGCCGCAAGAAGGGCGGCGAGAAGATCTCGGCGATCCGACGAGAGCTCAACAACATCATGGAGTCGGCCTGCGGCGTGTACCGCGAGCAGGACTCGATGCAGCACGGGGTCGGGGCGGTCGCGCAGCTGCGCAGCCGGGTCGCCGACCTGCGACTCGAGGACGACAGCAAGGTGTTCAACACCGAGCTGATCACGGCCCTCGAGCTCGCGAACATGGTCGAGGTGGCCGAGACGCTCGCCGTCTCCGCGGCCCACCGCAAGGAAAGTCGCGGGGCGCATACCTGCAAGGACTTCACGACCCGCAACGACGACGAATATCTCTATCACACGATGGCGTACCACGACGCCGCCGGGCCGCGGCTCGGCAAGAAGGACGTGGTGCTCGGCAAGTGGGTGCCCGAGGAGCGGAAGTACTGA
- a CDS encoding class I SAM-dependent methyltransferase, with amino-acid sequence MSSPVAEVLAPEVFDRLHPVAITDPQEIRSILLSLRDQGTLLSRGTNRAVEREEAVIESVDDSQLRVRCRNFGKIGEALFLSGYVRHVPHFFSLMVAADDSGRSGDVTVLASTPRVVYRSERRDRIRRDAPGWRRIRLVRPGESGAGALEARVVDESGGGLGVELDEGQSTGVGDEFVVVEERSEIRPFATVCSVDDSRIGSRRCRVGLAVYPRRPSVAPNAEDFDEVFGDLRRGYSAERTSSVPAVPCVVGFLNAQGEPVVGLLDETANCPTQCPAVVIPSAWGKTKETLLPLARALVAQFEAEGLPLRVLRFDGVRKRGESHNDPECAEPHLGNLNYTFSQGAVDLAGAASYIRREQGATKVFVVSFSVASVEARRALADDETNAFDGWVSVVGATDPQSLIRVISGGVDYLGGAEAGVSFGVQDVQGLLLDIDRTASHALEERIAFLEDSRRDFARVSVPTTWISGRHDAWMDRRRVDDVLSFGDSSNRRHVVAETGHQLRSSKEAAMIFQWVASEVFRFSSGRAPSVEGRTDYREMRARQRNERGRLREFEASSEAVRGFWRDYLVGRDGTLGMELVIETRSFRDLMGRQADALEIRSEHTVVDLGSGIGSFARYLDESGPPEAIPKIIEVDFVRDALKRSRSRRPESPANRRSWISADLSPAEGDVGLPLRDCVADRVLLSLVINYVRDPIRLLDGARRLLRVGGLLAVSALRKDADTSRICVDGVLELREGRALSAFGEEGEAAAARALGTFINDAGRLLDLEEQGVFQFWDDVELSRILVAAGLDVLEVVPVFGEPAQAWLAVARRSEE; translated from the coding sequence ATGAGTTCGCCGGTCGCCGAGGTGCTGGCGCCGGAGGTGTTCGATCGGCTCCACCCCGTTGCCATCACGGACCCCCAAGAGATCCGAAGTATTCTCCTGTCTCTCCGCGACCAAGGAACCCTGCTATCGCGGGGGACGAATCGGGCAGTGGAGCGAGAAGAAGCGGTTATCGAGTCCGTCGACGACTCGCAGCTTCGCGTCCGGTGCCGGAACTTCGGGAAAATCGGCGAGGCGCTGTTTCTCTCGGGGTACGTACGTCACGTTCCGCACTTCTTCTCTTTGATGGTCGCGGCGGATGACTCTGGACGTAGCGGAGACGTCACGGTGTTAGCCTCTACCCCTCGCGTCGTTTATCGCTCTGAGCGGCGAGACCGAATCCGACGAGACGCGCCAGGTTGGAGGAGGATTCGACTCGTTCGCCCCGGCGAGTCCGGTGCCGGTGCGCTTGAGGCTCGGGTGGTCGACGAGTCGGGCGGCGGACTTGGCGTTGAACTCGACGAGGGCCAGTCCACCGGTGTCGGCGACGAGTTCGTGGTCGTCGAGGAGAGATCGGAGATCAGACCGTTTGCGACCGTTTGCAGCGTGGACGATTCGCGGATCGGTTCCAGACGCTGTCGCGTCGGTCTCGCTGTGTATCCCAGACGTCCCTCAGTCGCGCCGAACGCGGAAGACTTCGACGAGGTCTTTGGCGACCTCAGGCGAGGCTATTCAGCGGAGCGGACAAGCTCAGTTCCTGCTGTCCCATGCGTGGTTGGCTTCCTAAACGCCCAAGGCGAACCGGTGGTGGGGCTTCTAGACGAGACAGCCAACTGCCCAACCCAATGTCCTGCTGTCGTGATTCCGTCCGCTTGGGGTAAGACGAAGGAAACGCTCTTACCCCTCGCGCGGGCGCTTGTCGCTCAGTTCGAGGCTGAGGGACTACCGCTGCGAGTGTTGCGTTTCGACGGAGTTCGGAAACGTGGGGAGTCACACAACGACCCTGAATGTGCCGAGCCCCATCTGGGGAACTTGAACTACACCTTCTCTCAGGGGGCTGTCGACCTTGCCGGCGCCGCTTCGTACATTCGACGCGAGCAAGGGGCCACGAAAGTCTTCGTTGTCAGCTTCAGTGTCGCCTCCGTCGAGGCCAGAAGAGCTCTCGCAGACGACGAGACCAACGCTTTCGACGGCTGGGTAAGCGTCGTTGGCGCAACGGATCCTCAGTCATTGATTCGAGTGATTTCCGGGGGCGTCGACTACCTGGGCGGTGCCGAAGCTGGAGTGTCGTTCGGGGTACAAGACGTTCAGGGCTTGCTACTAGATATTGATCGGACGGCTTCGCACGCACTAGAGGAGCGAATCGCCTTTCTTGAAGACTCTCGGCGAGATTTCGCGAGAGTCTCGGTGCCGACGACTTGGATCTCCGGGCGCCACGACGCATGGATGGACCGTCGCCGGGTGGACGATGTGCTTTCCTTCGGCGATTCCTCGAATCGTAGGCATGTCGTAGCCGAGACGGGTCATCAGCTTCGTTCTAGCAAGGAAGCGGCGATGATATTTCAGTGGGTCGCCTCTGAGGTATTTCGGTTCTCCTCTGGCCGGGCTCCCAGTGTAGAAGGTCGTACCGACTACCGTGAAATGCGCGCACGACAACGGAACGAGCGCGGGAGACTTAGGGAGTTCGAGGCCAGCTCTGAAGCTGTGCGCGGATTCTGGCGTGACTATCTGGTGGGTCGCGACGGGACGCTAGGTATGGAGCTCGTGATCGAGACTCGATCTTTCCGAGATCTGATGGGTCGACAGGCAGACGCGCTGGAGATTCGAAGCGAGCACACAGTTGTCGATCTCGGAAGTGGGATCGGATCTTTTGCTCGCTACCTAGACGAATCTGGACCGCCAGAAGCCATTCCGAAGATCATTGAGGTCGATTTTGTCCGAGACGCGCTCAAGAGATCGAGGTCTCGGCGCCCCGAATCGCCGGCCAATCGTCGCAGCTGGATCTCGGCGGATCTGAGCCCGGCGGAGGGCGACGTCGGCCTACCTCTAAGGGACTGCGTAGCTGACCGCGTGTTGTTGTCTCTCGTAATAAACTACGTGCGAGATCCGATTCGGTTGCTTGACGGGGCGAGGCGGCTGCTGCGCGTCGGCGGCCTCCTCGCGGTATCCGCGCTTCGGAAGGACGCGGACACTTCCCGAATCTGCGTCGACGGAGTCCTGGAGCTGCGGGAAGGACGAGCACTTAGTGCCTTCGGCGAAGAAGGAGAGGCTGCCGCTGCGAGAGCACTTGGCACCTTCATCAATGACGCGGGAAGGCTTCTGGACCTCGAGGAGCAAGGTGTGTTCCAATTCTGGGATGACGTGGAGCTTTCGCGGATACTAGTTGCCGCTGGACTAGATGTTCTCGAGGTCGTCCCGGTCTTCGGGGAACCCGCACAGGCGTGGCTCGCAGTAGCGAGACGATCCGAAGAGTAG